A single genomic interval of Methanorbis rubei harbors:
- a CDS encoding DEAD/DEAH box helicase yields MEDTKTFAEFTISGELLQAIEDMGFEEPTPIQAMAIPQILEGNDVTGQAQTGTGKTAAFGIPIIERLDPANKRVQALVLSPTRELAIQTAEEFSRLMKYKQGLSVVPIYGGQPIDRQLKVLRGSVQVVIGTPGRVIDHLKRGTLNVDSVRMFVLDEADQMLDMGFREDIEEIFHNTPEDRQTILFSATMPAPILDITRRFQRDPQFVKITRRELTVPQIEQTYIEIRERDKLEALSRLLDMNNPELALVFCNTKRTVDDLMSRLQARGYFVEALHGDMKQMQRDRVMARFRAGSIDVLIATDVAARGIDVDDVDMVFNYDVPQDVEYYVHRIGRTGRAGRAGKSVTFVSPREIYKLRDIQRYAKITIAKTPLPSLDDVAEMKMQVFLDKVRTVITAGNLEKYLPMVEQLLETEDEAEITSIEVAAALLKMHLDTGKNGSSESGETASYAAAPAGEPGSFENTGAESGMVRFRITLGKNQQIRPKDIVGAFAGECNIPGSCIGRIDLYGNYSFVEVPLEHATTVLNTMSQKTIRGQELEIQTATPRSEREEEEKERSRSFRSNDRGGDRRPSGNGNSRGGYGNRNGGGGGNYRSGGDRRGGNGGGYGNRNGGGGNYRSGGDRRGSSGGSDRRMYGSDDDY; encoded by the coding sequence ATGGAGGATACGAAAACATTCGCAGAGTTCACAATCTCTGGAGAACTTCTTCAGGCGATTGAGGACATGGGATTTGAGGAGCCAACACCGATTCAGGCAATGGCTATTCCGCAGATTCTTGAGGGGAACGATGTAACAGGGCAGGCTCAGACGGGTACGGGGAAAACGGCGGCGTTCGGGATTCCAATTATCGAGAGACTTGATCCGGCGAATAAAAGGGTACAGGCATTAGTACTTTCACCCACGAGGGAACTTGCAATACAGACGGCCGAGGAGTTTTCCCGGCTGATGAAATATAAACAGGGACTCAGTGTGGTTCCGATTTACGGCGGACAGCCGATTGATCGGCAGCTTAAGGTGCTCCGCGGATCTGTTCAGGTTGTTATCGGAACCCCCGGAAGAGTTATTGATCACTTAAAGCGTGGAACACTGAACGTTGATTCGGTCAGAATGTTCGTGCTTGATGAAGCAGACCAGATGCTTGACATGGGTTTCCGTGAGGATATTGAGGAGATCTTCCACAATACGCCGGAAGACCGCCAGACAATTCTGTTCTCGGCAACCATGCCGGCACCGATTCTGGACATCACCCGCAGATTCCAGCGCGACCCGCAGTTTGTGAAGATCACGCGCCGCGAACTGACGGTTCCGCAGATCGAGCAGACCTACATTGAGATCCGCGAGCGCGACAAGCTTGAGGCACTCAGCCGACTGCTGGATATGAACAATCCGGAACTCGCTCTGGTGTTCTGTAACACCAAGAGAACGGTTGACGATCTGATGAGCAGACTCCAGGCACGCGGCTACTTTGTTGAAGCCCTGCACGGAGACATGAAACAGATGCAGCGCGACCGCGTCATGGCACGCTTCCGCGCAGGATCGATTGATGTTCTGATCGCAACCGATGTTGCGGCACGCGGTATCGATGTCGATGACGTTGATATGGTGTTCAATTATGATGTTCCGCAGGATGTGGAGTACTATGTGCACCGCATCGGCAGAACCGGTCGTGCAGGCAGAGCCGGCAAGTCGGTGACGTTTGTGTCTCCGCGTGAGATCTACAAGCTCCGCGATATTCAGCGGTATGCAAAGATCACGATTGCAAAGACACCTCTGCCGTCGCTTGACGATGTTGCCGAGATGAAGATGCAGGTGTTCCTTGATAAGGTCAGAACTGTTATCACAGCAGGAAACCTTGAGAAGTATCTGCCGATGGTTGAGCAGCTGCTCGAGACCGAGGACGAGGCCGAGATTACAAGCATCGAAGTCGCGGCAGCGCTTCTGAAGATGCACCTTGATACCGGCAAGAACGGTTCATCCGAGTCCGGCGAAACTGCATCCTATGCAGCAGCTCCGGCTGGAGAGCCGGGTTCATTTGAAAATACCGGCGCAGAGTCCGGTATGGTCAGATTCAGAATCACGCTTGGAAAGAATCAGCAGATCCGGCCAAAGGATATCGTCGGCGCGTTTGCAGGCGAGTGTAATATCCCGGGAAGCTGTATCGGCAGAATCGATCTCTACGGCAACTACTCGTTTGTGGAAGTTCCGCTCGAACACGCGACGACTGTTCTCAACACGATGAGCCAGAAGACGATCCGCGGTCAGGAGCTTGAGATTCAGACGGCAACGCCGAGATCAGAACGTGAGGAAGAGGAGAAGGAACGCAGCCGTTCTTTCCGCAGCAATGACCGCGGCGGAGACCGCAGACCAAGCGGCAATGGCAACAGCCGCGGAGGCTACGGTAACCGCAATGGCGGCGGCGGAGGCAATTATCGCTCAGGCGGAGACCGCCGCGGCGGTAATGGCGGAGGCTACGGCAACCGTAACGGCGGCGGCGGCAACTATCGCTCAGGCGGAGACCGCCGCGGCAGTAGTGGTGGAAGCGACCGTAGAATGTACGGCAGCGACGACGACTACTAA
- a CDS encoding DNA helicase PriA produces the protein MVVEHICGFKKEIFCRECGTELIQNSRGQLMCPKCNRRPAILCPQCGRLW, from the coding sequence ATGGTCGTCGAACATATCTGCGGTTTCAAAAAAGAGATCTTTTGCCGGGAGTGCGGGACCGAACTTATTCAGAACTCGCGCGGACAGTTGATGTGCCCGAAGTGCAACCGCCGTCCGGCAATTCTCTGTCCCCAGTGCGGCAGGCTCTGGTAA
- a CDS encoding DUF1922 domain-containing protein, which produces MSTYRVIRCPGCYQFTYTDQYGKWKLCPVCGEVITVDKVPVYLEVDDFSQAEILIKEVERYLYRSGRLDLTPTEVNLIREKYLAWLMSAA; this is translated from the coding sequence ATGAGCACGTATCGCGTTATCCGCTGCCCGGGCTGCTACCAGTTCACCTATACGGATCAGTACGGTAAGTGGAAGCTCTGCCCGGTCTGCGGGGAAGTGATAACGGTTGATAAAGTTCCGGTCTACTTGGAAGTGGATGATTTTTCCCAGGCTGAAATTCTGATAAAAGAGGTGGAAAGATATCTGTACCGAAGCGGACGGCTTGACCTCACGCCTACAGAAGTAAATCTGATCCGGGAAAAATATCTTGCCTGGCTGATGTCAGCCGCATAA
- a CDS encoding coenzyme F420-0:L-glutamate ligase, with product MSVQVTGVTGVPIIQKGDDLPSIICANTSFTDGDIICVASTIVSKSKGYTHALDSITPSADAKRIAAKTKEDPRFVQAVLDSSSDIIIEYPFILSELPFGHIGVRAGVDNSNIEGENIIVLPKDPMGEAKEIKDTIYKICGKHIGVIVTDTCGRAFRRGQTGNAIGWAGMTAIRDFRGDHDLFGLELEITEEAVVDEIAAFSNFIMGESNNGVPVVKFSGCETWKGHDSLYFTKEEDLIRKSLQK from the coding sequence ATGTCAGTTCAGGTAACCGGAGTTACGGGAGTTCCGATCATCCAAAAAGGTGATGATCTTCCATCAATAATCTGCGCAAACACCAGTTTCACAGACGGAGACATCATCTGCGTCGCCTCCACCATCGTATCAAAATCTAAGGGATACACCCATGCCCTTGACAGCATCACTCCTTCAGCTGATGCCAAGAGAATCGCAGCAAAGACCAAGGAAGACCCGCGGTTCGTGCAGGCAGTCCTTGACTCATCCTCAGACATCATCATCGAATATCCGTTCATCCTCTCGGAACTACCGTTCGGGCACATTGGCGTGCGGGCAGGTGTTGACAACAGCAACATCGAAGGAGAAAACATCATCGTACTGCCCAAAGACCCGATGGGAGAGGCAAAAGAGATCAAAGATACAATCTACAAAATCTGCGGTAAACATATCGGCGTTATCGTCACCGACACCTGCGGGCGTGCGTTCCGCCGCGGTCAGACCGGCAACGCCATCGGCTGGGCAGGCATGACAGCAATCCGCGACTTCCGCGGAGACCACGACCTCTTCGGTCTCGAACTTGAGATCACCGAAGAAGCAGTTGTTGACGAGATTGCAGCCTTCTCCAACTTCATCATGGGCGAAAGCAACAACGGTGTTCCGGTCGTCAAGTTCTCGGGCTGCGAGACCTGGAAGGGTCACGACTCCCTCTACTTCACCAAAGAAGAGGATCTTATCCGCAAATCCCTCCAGAAATAA
- a CDS encoding prolyl-tRNA synthetase associated domain-containing protein, translating to MNPEDNVFALLDGQDCPYTITRHPVAYTYEDMVNLGVTEKGEVCKNLFLRDAKGRRHFLVVMCGRKSADLKALAEKIGSTALSFASEERLTKYLNLSRGEVTPFGTLNDTESAVEVVFDADLKKTPCIGIHPNTNTITVWIAYEDVKKIVNDHGNQITEIEI from the coding sequence ATGAATCCTGAAGACAACGTGTTTGCCCTGCTGGACGGCCAGGACTGCCCCTACACAATAACCCGCCATCCGGTGGCCTACACCTATGAGGACATGGTAAACCTCGGGGTCACCGAAAAGGGCGAGGTCTGCAAAAATCTTTTTTTACGTGATGCCAAAGGGAGGAGGCACTTCCTCGTGGTCATGTGCGGCAGAAAATCTGCGGATCTGAAAGCGCTCGCAGAAAAAATCGGATCAACTGCGTTAAGCTTCGCATCCGAAGAACGCCTGACAAAATATCTGAACCTCTCCCGCGGGGAAGTCACGCCGTTCGGCACACTCAACGATACAGAATCCGCAGTCGAGGTGGTGTTTGACGCAGATCTGAAGAAAACTCCCTGTATTGGCATTCACCCGAACACGAATACGATTACCGTCTGGATTGCGTATGAGGATGTTAAAAAAATCGTCAACGATCACGGCAACCAGATTACCGAAATAGAAATATAA
- a CDS encoding preprotein translocase subunit Sec61beta, with translation MAKKSGRGLSSSAGLVTYYDADNRKAVHIGPKTVLIVAAAVGVAIYLLNLFF, from the coding sequence ATGGCAAAGAAGTCGGGCAGAGGATTAAGTTCATCCGCAGGTCTTGTCACATATTATGACGCTGACAACCGGAAAGCAGTCCACATCGGTCCAAAGACCGTGCTGATTGTTGCGGCGGCTGTCGGTGTAGCAATATACCTGCTGAACCTGTTCTTCTAA
- a CDS encoding amidohydrolase family protein, which translates to MLNKELQGLAFCGDTFTPRNVSIVIEQGVITEIADLAKPARQWIIPSFFNAHTHIADTVAMDTQVAGRTISELVAPPNGLKHQILNKTSDDSLVCAMQETMSFMHATGTTGFAEFREGGKHGVDLFSQAKSEISSVVFGRDGGEFIAEGLGLSSAKNRESDLSQVEKARAAGKKIAIHAGEAGIGDIDDAFALEPDLIIHATFFEHKHIRQAADENIPLVVCPRSNWILGGTNDSSRPPVRKMLDAGCTLWLGTDNVMFVPPDMFAECAFLTTVYKTTPEETLRMATGGAALLGRRGVLDVGEPADFICLDPGYVNKWTQCPALSLFSRLGSRAVRCVHASMR; encoded by the coding sequence ATGCTAAACAAAGAACTTCAGGGACTCGCATTCTGCGGCGATACGTTTACGCCGCGCAATGTATCGATCGTAATTGAGCAGGGAGTTATTACAGAGATAGCGGATCTGGCAAAGCCTGCAAGGCAGTGGATTATTCCTTCATTTTTCAATGCCCACACGCATATTGCAGATACGGTCGCGATGGATACTCAGGTTGCGGGAAGAACGATCTCGGAGCTTGTCGCTCCGCCCAACGGTCTCAAGCATCAGATTCTGAACAAAACTTCAGACGACTCCCTCGTCTGCGCGATGCAGGAGACGATGTCATTTATGCATGCGACCGGCACGACCGGTTTTGCCGAGTTCAGAGAGGGAGGAAAGCATGGCGTGGATCTTTTTTCCCAAGCAAAATCAGAAATATCATCAGTAGTATTCGGCAGAGACGGCGGCGAGTTTATCGCAGAGGGTCTCGGGCTGAGCAGTGCAAAGAACCGCGAGTCTGATCTCTCTCAAGTCGAAAAAGCACGCGCTGCGGGGAAAAAAATCGCGATTCATGCGGGAGAGGCCGGAATCGGAGACATCGATGATGCATTTGCGCTGGAGCCGGACCTCATCATCCATGCGACGTTTTTTGAACACAAACATATTAGGCAGGCAGCTGACGAAAATATTCCGCTGGTGGTGTGTCCGAGGTCCAACTGGATTCTTGGCGGGACTAACGACTCGTCAAGACCGCCGGTGAGAAAAATGCTGGACGCGGGATGCACGCTCTGGCTTGGTACTGATAATGTGATGTTTGTTCCTCCTGACATGTTTGCCGAATGTGCATTTTTGACAACAGTCTACAAGACGACTCCTGAAGAAACGCTTCGGATGGCAACCGGAGGGGCGGCACTTCTGGGCCGTCGCGGCGTTTTGGATGTTGGGGAACCTGCGGATTTTATCTGTCTTGATCCCGGGTATGTGAATAAGTGGACGCAGTGTCCGGCTCTCTCGTTATTTTCCCGTCTTGGAAGCAGAGCGGTTCGGTGCGTGCATGCGAGTATGCGATAA
- a CDS encoding universal stress protein — protein sequence MFTRILVALDGSEISRLAFTRAIEFAKEDSAELHAVVVVNSPHIWKDDSPANQTKSEADAKTLLDEIEARTKEANLKFVPHLVSGHPGDRIVSIADEIDADLIVIGSLGKSHLDRLLLGSVSSYVTQYSKRNIIVIRN from the coding sequence ATGTTTACCAGAATTCTTGTGGCACTGGACGGCTCTGAGATCAGCCGTCTGGCATTTACCCGGGCGATAGAGTTTGCAAAAGAAGATTCTGCAGAACTCCACGCAGTTGTGGTCGTGAACTCTCCGCACATATGGAAAGACGATAGTCCGGCGAATCAGACCAAGTCAGAGGCGGATGCAAAGACCCTGCTCGACGAGATCGAAGCACGCACCAAAGAGGCAAACCTGAAGTTCGTGCCGCATCTTGTCTCCGGCCATCCGGGAGACCGCATCGTCTCCATTGCTGACGAAATCGATGCCGACCTGATCGTAATCGGATCCCTTGGCAAATCCCATCTCGACCGGCTGCTGCTTGGCAGCGTCTCCTCATATGTGACCCAGTACAGCAAAAGAAACATCATTGTCATTCGCAACTGA
- a CDS encoding universal stress protein, translating to MFSKILVAIDGSEISRRAFTRGIDLAKQSKAELHVIYVIESGIVSPAPVDTTWELIYERFEKEGHEVITELVEDAKKKGITVEPHIEAGHAGDTILDTAEKVGADLIIIGSLGKSKLDRLLLGSVSTYVVNYGKTNVMIVRT from the coding sequence ATGTTTTCCAAAATACTTGTAGCAATAGACGGATCTGAAATCAGCCGCCGTGCATTCACACGGGGAATCGATCTTGCAAAACAGAGTAAAGCAGAGCTTCACGTCATCTATGTAATCGAGTCCGGCATCGTCAGCCCAGCACCGGTCGACACCACCTGGGAACTGATCTACGAAAGATTCGAGAAAGAGGGCCACGAGGTCATCACCGAACTCGTGGAGGACGCAAAGAAAAAGGGCATCACCGTTGAGCCGCACATTGAGGCGGGCCATGCGGGCGACACCATCCTTGACACCGCTGAAAAAGTCGGTGCTGACTTAATCATCATCGGCTCCCTCGGCAAATCCAAACTTGACCGGCTGCTGCTCGGCAGTGTGTCCACCTATGTGGTCAACTACGGCAAGACCAATGTCATGATCGTGCGGACCTGA